A genome region from Penicillium psychrofluorescens genome assembly, chromosome: 3 includes the following:
- a CDS encoding uncharacterized protein (ID:PFLUO_004599-T1.cds;~source:funannotate), producing the protein MREAQNRNSPPVPSPTETVSPIAGPHPHQLQPPLSSSLYSGPHSHDLSGTKRLDGIASEKDGVVQPGQMPRLSRGDSAEQVLGLTPIAEVARTGTERQEDPGRNSQTLQELRRQMEELLVYQQMQQNQHPPVQAEPVPGQSADKRRRLSNGSIAFRTPPVITSDSTGSGGTIKPADPASPSAPVGQPISYPFPRVQSHASPEPLTRPSQFRLKLPSERLKSSGSLPESGDEDHAAATKVADPQPIFLPPQHKNIPDDAAFSSPNLYDLTLKLNANPGLEAWWSNLVDILYSSYGAERVSLAVPGDATDLENVPWGQKALFNQNRPFTQDVQARPPGNSASSDVQTTPKNNDATGKKKRDIGAVSQTKAFGPASSVTRPSLLSRHSFAGFDKDKPRASEPVFGLPKDWSKANIARPEKKLASDSSSSAGTVPPTKPNPMAKPEPHLAFNNSNPRHAVFPVARPLEIEPDPLIKRAGVVKLFGRARPAILTRQYSKDYLSRQRHHGSPHEHVQVTPIAGNPDEIPGHATTAATDRQNHASLLGATALQLYDEYEQAPQSPWSQSPAPSPAPRTNADQNPFFNSHTVDEGAFSKNPPTHDYSNTVPLEAIGVDEARTVIHIPLLHGDRLNDGSSLTLRFPVAVISLLTPIVPYPPNLRRSLEYLMPHLTTSFCLAQQYSQLERQMVSRADTSRYGHLLGLGGTFSDASSELELVAGLSGHVSHSVSSDTPLSARVSVASPSDNSSTKFSPTISSFGTPGFELGQVGFGSAGPSIDSPGVGSRAGVEAGDSYFNVPQALGSRENISHHRRQLSKSKINLVSSTPTSPGKLIGKVHAGDESNLQDPTFVMASPLQDIKQLPAVSPSQQSSRQASTNSMYAQLQRELSRPFSDTIAQLMLNSIPLHLFLARPHTGEVIWTNAKFDAYRRSQPQEQKLRDPWQNIHSSERDHVSNEWANALRTGSQFTERVRVRRFNDESAYRWFIFRANPLLSLTGEVLYWIGSFLDIHEQHIAELKAIQEKEKFAIDAKYRAFSNSIPQVVFEATKNRGLIFVNEQWNLYTGQSLEEALDLGFTAHVHPDDLEKCGGLSFKTKQNPSGSTNLAESVKVTVDSVHLAPSVDNGGVASALDDLVKRGVASLQKDESGRAFYSTEIRLRSRGGDFRWHLVRLVRVESSSFGSEEASWYGTCTDINDRKNLERELNRTMLQLNSQMESKTKFFSNMSHEIRTPLNGILGTIPFILDTQLDSDQRRMLDTIQNSSTNLRELVDNILDVSRVEAGKMAMVNSWFHVRSMIEDVIDTIGSRAIDKCLELNYLMSPDVPSMVIGDRFRIRQVLINLVGNAVKFTSQGEIHICCNLHREPSAKVKDTEIFLSFDVVDTGTGFSSEDAERLMQQFSQLGEKESQQHAGSGLGLFLSKQLVEMHGGKLIPSSKEGQGAKFSFHVKVDAPPPPSPAEQPPLLRQGSSASGRRRPRLSRPTSYQPAGLPRRASDAIGPGGGDLSPGPDSPIVDGTLSAGSRDPHSATSSALPTPDIRTVNMLSGLSPSNPTSNPSTVDQETQTSISAAPSPAALEPPIRLTPPPSSTSVPLGKPSPDLPPVVPIEGPFSIVILCPLDNTRQATKQHIEQIIPQEIDFTITTLPDVDEWKDMMRSGSVSKCTHLVLNLPAADDFLDILQYVSEFEPNSAPVVVIISDLYQKRQISTRVKELAATGKQVFIVPKPVKPFSFSTIFDPSSKRELSKDRNQDMAREINNNFKSMSKLVKEVLGNKGYRILLVEDDETNRDVMLKYLDKVKLMSETACNGQECTNMVLSKEPGYYSLIICDIQMPIKNGYDTCRDIRAWEQKNHYPQIPIMALSANAMNDQIEDAALAGFNDYVTKPIKHNELGKLMIGLLDPARPLLLLRDRLHSHNAEAQSTRR; encoded by the exons ATGCGGGAGGCCCAGAATCGAAACAGCCCGCCCGTTCCTTCGCCCACGGAGACTGTGTCGCCCATCGCCGGGCCCCATCCgcaccagctgcagccgccCTTGTCATCGTCGCTGTATAGCGGTCCCCATAGCCATGACCTGTCAGGGACCAAACGCCTGGATGGGATAGCATCGGAGAAGGATGGTGTCGTGCAGCCAGGCCAAATGCCTCGTTTGTCGCGTGGGGACTCTGCAGAACAAGTGCTCGGTCTGACTCCCATCGCCGAGGTCGCCCGTACAGGGACGGAACGGCAGGAAGACCCGGGACGGAACTCGCAGACCCTCCAGGAGCTGCGGAGGCAGATGGAGGAACTGCTTGTGTACCAACAAATGCAGCAGAATCAACATCCCCCGGTGCAGGCGGAGCCCGTACCCGGTCAGTCGGCCGACAAAAGGCGGCGTCTCTCAAATGGTTCAATCGCTTTTCGAACCCCGCCTGTGATTACGTCTGATTCCACAGGCTCGGGGGGAACGATCAAACCAGCGGACCCTGCCAGTCCCTCCGCTCCTGTTGGACAACCAATCTCTTATCCATTTCCACGAGTGCAGTCTCACGCAAGCCCTGAGCCCCTCACACGCCCAAGTCAGTTCAGATTGAAACTTCCATCCGAGAGGTTGAAGTCCTCCGGGTCTCTGCCCGAGTCCGGGGACGAGGATCACGCCGCTGCAACAAAGGTCGCCGATCCGCAACCGATCTTTCTGCCACCACAGCACAAGAACATTCCCGATGACGCCGCCTTTTCCAGTCCCAATCTCTATGATCTGACCTTGAAGCTGAATGCGAATCCGGGACTTGAAGCGTGGTGGTCCAATCTGGTCGACATCTTGTATAGTAGCTATGGTGCGGAGCGTGTGTCACTAGCTGTTCCAGGAGATGCAACAGACCTGGAGAATGTGCCATGGGGTCAAAAGGCGCTTTTCAACCAGAATCGCCCTTTCACGCAAGATGTCCAGGCTCGTCCTCCAGGGAATAGTGCGTCATCGGACGTGCAAACCACACCCAAGAATAATGATGCAacgggcaagaagaagcgggaCATCGGCGCAGTTTCGCAGACCAAAGCGTTCGGACCAGCTTCTTCTGTTACTCGGCCATCCCTCTTGTCGCGGCACTCCTTCGCAGGTTTCGATAAAGATAAGCCACGGGCCTCAGAACCTGTGTTCGGACTGCCCAAGGATTGGTCAAAAGCCAACATAGCCAGGCcggagaagaaactggcTTCTGATTCCAGTTCTTCTGCAGGAACAGTACCTCCGACCAAGCCAAATCCAATGGCAAAACCAGAACCGCACCTTGCGTTCAACAACTCCAACCCGCGTCACGCTGTTTTTCCAGTTGCCAGACCGTTGGAGATTGAGCCAGATCCCCTAATCAAGCGAGCAGGTGTCGTGAAACTCTTCGGTCGTGCCAGACCTGCTATCCTCACCCGCCAGTATTCCAAAGATTACCTGTCACGTCAGCGACATCATGGAAGCCCCCATGAGCATGTTCAGGTCACGCCCATTGCTGGAAATCCAGATGAGATTCCGGGGCATGCTACGACAGCAGCTACTGACCGACAAAACCACGCTTCACTCTTGGGCGCCACTGCTTTGCAGCTGTACGACGAGTACGAGCAAGCTCCACAATCCCCATGGTCACAATCTCCTGCGCCGTCACCAGCCCCCCGTACAAACGCCGATCAGAATCCATTTTTCAACAGCCATACAGTCGACGAGGGGGCTTTCTCGAAGAACCCACCTACCCATGATTACTCTAATACCGTTCCGTTGGAGGCCATTGGCGTTGACGAGGCGAGGACTGTGATCCATATTCCACTTCTTCATGGTGATCGTTTGAACGATGGCTCGTCGTTGACATTGAGATTTCCTGTTGCCGTCATATCCCTCTTGACGCCCATCGTGCCCTACCCGCCCAATCTCCGGCGGTCCCTGGAGTACCTCATGCCACACCTGACGACTTCATTTTGTTTGGCCCAACAGTACAGTCAGCTCGAACGCCAGATGGTCTCTAGAGCAGATACTTCTCGGTATGGGCATCTGCTAGGCCTTGGTGGGACCTTCTCCGATGCTAGCAGTGAGCTGGAACTTGTGGCAGGTCTGAGCGGACATGTCTCTCATTCTGTCTCCAGCGACACTCCCCTCTCCGCTCGTGTAAGCGTGGCAAGCCCTAGCGATAACTCATCCACCAAATTCAGCCCTACCATCTCCAGTTTCGGAACCCCTGGGTTTGAACTCGGTCAAGTTGGCTTCGGGTCAGCGGGCCCCTCCATCGATTCTCCCGGAGTAGGCTCGCGAGCTGGCGTTGAAGCTGGAGACAGTTATTTCAATGTGCCACAAGCACTCGGCTCTCGCGAGAACATCTCACACCATCGGCGCCAGCTGTCAAAATCAAAGATAAACCTCGTGTCGTCGACGCCCACGTCTCCCGGCAAGCTGATTGGGAAAGTGCATGCCGGCGATGAGAGTAATCTACAGGATCCAACTTTCGTTATGGCATCGCCGTTGCAAGATATCAAACAATTGCCTGCGGTTTCTCCGAGTCAACAGTCATCACGTCAAGCATCAACGAACTCCATGTAcgcccagctgcagcgggAGCTGTCCCGTCCATTTTCTGATACCATCGCCCAACTGATGCTCAACTCCATTCCGCTTCATCTCTTTCTAGCTAGGCCACATACCGGCGAGGTGATTTGGACGAATGCCAAGTTTGACGCTTACCGGAGAAGTCAACCTCAGGAGCAGAAGTTGCGGGATCCTTGGCAGAACATTCATAGCAGTGAGCGGGACCATGTCTCCAATGAATGGGCCAATGCTTTGCGGACAGGCTCCCAGTTTACCGAACGAGTACGGGTTAGGCGGTTCAATGATGAATCGGCCTACCGTTGGTTTATTTTCAGAGCAAACCCACTGCTTTCGTTAACTGGCGAGGTGCTTTATTGGATTGGCTCTttcctcgacatccacgAACAGCACATTGCGGAATTGAAGGCGATacaagagaaagaaaagttTGCCATCGATGCAAAGTACCGTGCATTCTCGAATTCAATCCCGCAGGTCGTCTTTGAAGCGACCAAAAATCGCGGGCTGATATTCGTCAACGAGCAGTGGAATTTGTATACGGGTCAAAGTCTGGAGGAAGCCTTGGATCTGGGATTCACCGCACATGTCCATCCTGACGACCTCGAAAAGTGCGGTGGACTGTCTTTCAAAACAAAACAGAATCCATCCGGATCTACCAATCTCGCGGAGTCGGTCAAGGTCACTGTCGACAGTGTGCACTTGGCACCATCAGTGGATAATGGAGGCGTCGCATCTGCgcttgatgatcttgtgAAACGTGGTGTCGCTTCCTTGCAGAAAGACGAAAGCGGCCGTGCCTTCTATTCTACAGAGATCCGTCTTCGTTCGAGAGGAGGCGACTTCAGATGGCACCTAGTCCGCCTGGTGCGCGTTGAATCCAGCAGCTTCGGAAGCGAAGAAGCCTCTTGGTACGGCACATGCACTGACATCAACGACCGAAAGAACCTTGAGCGTGAACTCAACAGGACCATGCTTCAGTTGAACAGTCAAATGGAGTCCAAGACCAAATTCTTCAGCAATATGTCGCACGAGATTCGGACACCGCTTAATGGAATTCTTGGCACCATCCCATTCATTCTCGACACACAGCTCGACAGTGATCAGAGGCGAATGCTTGACACAATCCAAAACAGCTCCACGAATCTCCGTGAACTGGTCGATAACATCTTGGACGTCTCTCGGGTCGAAGCAGGCAAAATGGCCATGGTCAATTCTTGGTTCCACGTTCGGTCGATGATCGAGGATGTGATTGACACCATTGGTTCGCGTGCGATCGACAAATGTCTCGAGCTAAACTATTTGATGAGCCCTGATGTACCGTCAATGGTGATTGGGGATCGGTTCCGAATCCGCCAGGTGCTGATCAATCTTGTCGGCAATGCAGTCAAATTTACCTCTCAAGGCGAAATCCATATTTGCTGCAACCTTCATCGCGAACCCTCTGCGAAAGTCAAAGACACCGAAATCTTTTTGAGCTTTGATGTCGTGGATACGGGGACAGGCTTCAGCTCTGAGGATGCGGAGCGCCTCATGCAACAATTCAGCCAGCTGGGGGAAAAGGAGTCACAGCAGCACGCAGGCAGTGGTCTTGGGTTGTTTCTGTCCAAGCAGCTTGTCGAAATGCACGGTGGCAAACTCATACCCAGCAGCAAAGAAGGCCAAGGGGCGAAATTTTCTTTCCATGTTAAAGTTGAtgcccctcctcctccgtcgCCTGCTGAGCAGCCCCCGCTACTCCGGCAAGGATCATCTGCGTCCGGCAGAAGGAGACCAAGGCTGTCTCGACCAACTTCTTACCAACCGGCCGGGCTGCCACGTCGAGCCTCTGATGCCATAGGTCCGGGTGGAGGTGATTTATCGCCTGGGCCAGACTCTCCGATTGTTGATGGGACCCTGTCCGCAGGGAGCCGTGACCCACACTCTGCCACATCATCTGCTCTTCCGACCCCAGACATTAGGACTGTGAATATGTTATCTGGCCTCAGCCCGTCTAATCCTACGTCTAATCCATCGACCGTCGACCAGGAGACGCAAACGAGTATAAGCGCAGCACCTAGTCCCGCAGCATTGGAGCCTCCAATCCGTTTGACCCCTCCACCATCGAGTACATCTGTGCCCCTTGGCAAGCCTTCACCGGACCTCCCCCCTGTTGTTCCGATTGAAGGCCCCTTCTCGATTGTCATCCTGTGCCCGCTGGACAACACCCGCCAAGCCACCAAGCAGCATATTGAGCAGATTATCCCACAAGAAATTGACTTTACGATTACAACACTGCCCGATGTTGATGAGTGGAAGGATATGATGCGGTCAGGTTCCGTCTCAAAATGCACGCATCTGGTCCTCAACCTGCCCGCCGCGGATGACTTTCTGGATATCTTACAATACGTATCAGAATTTGAGCCGAACTCTGCGCCCGTGGTTGTTATCATTTCCGATTTGTACCAGAAACGTCAAATCAGCACACGGGTGAAGGAGCTGGCAGCGACAGGGAAACAGGTGTTCATTGTACCCAAGCCTGTCAAGCCGTTCTCTTTCTCAACCATCTTCGACCCAAGCAGCAAACGCGAACTGAGCAAGGACCGCAACCAGGACATGGCGCGTGAGATCAATAACAATTTCAAATCCATGTCCAAATTGGTCAAAGAGGTGCTCGGTAACAAAGGCTACCGTATATTGctcgtggaagatgatgagacCAATCGTGAT GTCATGCTCAAATACCTGGACAAAGTCAAGCTCATGTCAGAGACTGCATGCAATGGGCAGGAGTGCACAAACATGGTCTTGTCTAAGGAGCCCGGGTACTACTCTTTGATCATC TGCGACATCCAAATGCCGATCAAGAATGGATACGACACATGCCGGGATATTCGTGCATGGGAGCAGAAGAACCATTATCCTCAGATTCCGATCATGGCCCTCTCTGCTAACGCAATGAACGATCAGATCGAAGACGCGGCCCTGGCTGGCTTCAATGACTACGTCACGAAACCTATCAAGCACAATGAATTGGGCAAGTTGATGATCGGACTTCTGGATCCCGCACGACCtctcctgcttcttcgggATCGCCTCCATTCACACAACGCCGAAGCCCAATCCACTCGGCGGTGA